A stretch of DNA from Maridesulfovibrio sp.:
GGCCGGGGATGCCGTAAGGATCATTTCATGGGCAGATGGCGGGAGAACCGCTTTTCTGGTTACCGGCAATTTAAAGCAAGGTAGGAAATAATGATAAGTCCCGGATTGATAGCTGTCATAGTTTTAGCTGTTCTGATTGTTGCAATTATCATCAAGTCGGTGCGGATAGTCCCGCAGAAAACCGAGGTTATTGTTGAACGGCTCGGAAAGTACCGGGCAAGCCTTGGTGCCGGATTCCATTTTCTTTTTCCTTTTCTGGACAAAGTCGCCTATGAATTTTCGCTCAAGGAAGAGGCCATGGATACCCTCCCGCAGAGCTGCATAACCAGTGATAACGTTGGTGTTGTGGTGGACGGGCTTATCTTTATACAGGTTCAGGACTCGAAAGCTGCAGCCTATGGCATAGAGAATTATCGTTTTGCAGCATCGCAGCTTGCGCAGACCGCTTTGAGATCCTGCATAGGTAAGTTGGCCCTTGATAAGACCTTCGAAGAGCGGGAAACCATCAACGCACAGGTTGTGGAGGCCATAGATGATGCGGCCGCGTCTTGGGGCGTCAAGGTTCTGCGTTACGAGATCAAGGATATCACTCCTCCCGAAAGCGTGAAGGCAGCCATGGAAACCCAGATGATAGCTGAACGGCAGAAGCGTGCCGATATTGCCCGGAGTGAGGGGGAAAAGCAGGCCATCATCAATAAGGCCGAGGCCGCCAAACGGGATGAAGTCTTGAAGAGTGAAGGTGTACGCGAAAGATTGATGAACGAGGCCATGGGTAAGGCAGAGGCCATAACCATGGTGGCCGATGCAACGGCCAAGGCACTGCAGACCGTGGGTGAATCCATGGATCTTCCCGGAGGGTATAATGCCGCGTCACTGCGGGTTGCCGAAAAATATGTTGAGGCTTTTGAGAGCCTTGCCAGGGAATCCACAACTCTGATATTGCCTGCAGCCACAGGGGATGTTGCTTCCATGGTTGCTACGGCAATGAGTGCTTTTGAAAAAGTCAGGAAATAGATTCCGCTAATGCGGGTACCGGTTGAATCCGGTTGAAATAATACGTGGTTACTTGAATTAATCCTTTCGGCTGTAGTCGGGGATCTTCGTGGACTGTTTGTCGTGGAGAGGGCAGTTCACTTAACATTTTGGAAGGATTAAAATTACGATGGAGAAGTTGGTTCTTTCGGGGTCCGGAGGAAAATGGCTGCTTTTTTCAAATGGAGTTCTTGGACATACCCTTTACGTTCTTGCTGCTGTTAAAAAATTGAAGGAAATTTATCCGGATGCCTTTGTCACAATGGTTGTAGATAAGGGGAGTGCGGAGCTGGTGCGGGCAAACCCGCTTATCGACAAGGTTTCGATTTTTGACCGTAAGCTTGATCCTCTTGCCCGGCAGTGGGAGTTGATCAGGGAGTGGCGCAGGGAAAAATATGATGTCTCAATTCATTTCCGTTCCGGGGTGCGCAACGAACTTCTCGCCATGCTTAGCGGCGTAAAGATGAGGAGCGGTAACAATCTCAAAGGTTCGTTTCAGTTTCTGAACAGGATTTTTCAGGATAAAAAAGGGGTCCATGTTCTGGAGAACAGAAGCTTCTTCATGAGCAATGTTCTCGGCAGGGAGGTAGCCCTTTCCGAACCTGAACTTCACCATGATCCTGAAGCCCGGAAAGAGGTTGCAGCCTCTTTGAAAGAGTGCGGAATAGAGCCCGGCAGTTATGTTGTCCTGCATCCGGCGGGAAAGACTTCCGGCGGGCTTAAATGGTCGCTGGAGCATTGGGCCGGTGTGGCCGCAAAGGTTGCAGCGAGTAGGCCGGTGGTGGTTGTCTGTGCCCCTTTTGAGCGGGAAAAGGTCCGGGAGGCAATCAGCGGGCAAAATATATTTCATCTGGAAGGCAGCACCGCATTTTTATCCGAGCTTATTGCCGGGTGCGGATGGTTCATGGGTAACGATTCCTCTCCGGGACACATGGCCGCCATATGGCAGAAGCCGCGAGTTGTGGTTTACTCAAACGGTCCGGATGAATTTATCAAGTGGTCGCCTCTATACCCGGAACAGTGCCGTGTCGTTCTCAAGGAGGAATTCGTGGCTGACGGGCTTGACGAATCCTTGGAGTGGCTTTTTTCCATGTAGTTGTAATAAAAAACCCGGTTTAGTAAACCGGGTTTTCGTCTGGCGTGTCTGCTGCCCTTGAATCAGGTTTTTATGTTTGTGATGGTTCCCACACCGGAGTACGCGGCGCCGAGAACACTTTTCTGAAAATCATAATCGCTATTTGATGAAGATCCCGACTGTGAGGAATTCATGTAGTCCAGTGTCTTGGTTACTACCTGAGCTCCGAACAGTTGTTTTTCCGTAGCCGTGTCAATGGCGGTGGCCGCCTGGCTGATTCCTGATATGTCCATAAACAGCCCTCCTGTTGTAAAAAGGGCATTTTACACGCCTATCAGTAAAATCGGCGGAAACATAAATAACTTTATAGTTGGATTAAGAAAAATTAATTCACATGGAACTTGTGAAATGCTTTGAATTAATTAAAAAAAGCCCCGCATTCAAAAAAATGCGGGGCTTTCATCTGTTATGTAAGCGGAAATTATTTAACCCGGTTCCACAACTCGTTGAGTTCGCCGAGTTTCATTTCGGTTATTTCCTTGCCGTCTGCGCGGATGATGTCTTCCATTTTTGAAAAACGTTCCAGAAACTTGTTGTTGGTGCGGTCAAGCGCGCTGTTGGCCTTGATCCCTTTGCGACGCCCAAGTTCAACAAGGGTGAAGAGATAGTCGCCGAATTCCTCGTCAATGGCGTCCGCATCACCTGCGGCAAGAGCGTCTGTCCACTCCTTCCATTCACTTTCAAGCTGTTCAAGGCACTGCTCGTCGCTCTCGTGGGTAAAACCGCTGCGAGCGGCCTTGGCGTTGATGCGGTAGGATTTCAGAAGAGGCGGCAAGCCCTTGGGCAGAGAGTCGAAAATCTTTTCGGACTCGTCTTTCTCCGTACGTTTGATCTTTTCCCAGTTACGCAGCAGTTCGTCCTGATTTTCCACCTTGCAGTCTGCAAAAACGTGCGGATGACGGCGAATCATTTTAGCGGAAGAAGAATCAATTGCTTCTGCGAGAGTGAATTTTCCATCCTTCTCATAGCGGTTTGCTATGAACAAAAGGAGAAACATTACATCGCCGAGTTCTTCCATGGATTCATGAATGTCCCCGGAACGGATCGCCTCGACCAGTTCAAATGCTTCTTCAATTACATAGTCACAAAGGGATTCGGGAGTCTGTTTCATGTCCCAGGGGCAGCCTTCGGGACCGGTCAGTGTAGATATGACGTCTTTCAGTTTTTCAAAAGAATCGGTACTCATTTAAA
This window harbors:
- the mazG gene encoding nucleoside triphosphate pyrophosphohydrolase, coding for MSTDSFEKLKDVISTLTGPEGCPWDMKQTPESLCDYVIEEAFELVEAIRSGDIHESMEELGDVMFLLLFIANRYEKDGKFTLAEAIDSSSAKMIRRHPHVFADCKVENQDELLRNWEKIKRTEKDESEKIFDSLPKGLPPLLKSYRINAKAARSGFTHESDEQCLEQLESEWKEWTDALAAGDADAIDEEFGDYLFTLVELGRRKGIKANSALDRTNNKFLERFSKMEDIIRADGKEITEMKLGELNELWNRVK
- a CDS encoding stomatin-like protein — its product is MISPGLIAVIVLAVLIVAIIIKSVRIVPQKTEVIVERLGKYRASLGAGFHFLFPFLDKVAYEFSLKEEAMDTLPQSCITSDNVGVVVDGLIFIQVQDSKAAAYGIENYRFAASQLAQTALRSCIGKLALDKTFEERETINAQVVEAIDDAAASWGVKVLRYEIKDITPPESVKAAMETQMIAERQKRADIARSEGEKQAIINKAEAAKRDEVLKSEGVRERLMNEAMGKAEAITMVADATAKALQTVGESMDLPGGYNAASLRVAEKYVEAFESLARESTTLILPAATGDVASMVATAMSAFEKVRK
- a CDS encoding glycosyltransferase family 9 protein, with the protein product MEKLVLSGSGGKWLLFSNGVLGHTLYVLAAVKKLKEIYPDAFVTMVVDKGSAELVRANPLIDKVSIFDRKLDPLARQWELIREWRREKYDVSIHFRSGVRNELLAMLSGVKMRSGNNLKGSFQFLNRIFQDKKGVHVLENRSFFMSNVLGREVALSEPELHHDPEARKEVAASLKECGIEPGSYVVLHPAGKTSGGLKWSLEHWAGVAAKVAASRPVVVVCAPFEREKVREAISGQNIFHLEGSTAFLSELIAGCGWFMGNDSSPGHMAAIWQKPRVVVYSNGPDEFIKWSPLYPEQCRVVLKEEFVADGLDESLEWLFSM